In Betta splendens chromosome 19, fBetSpl5.4, whole genome shotgun sequence, the following proteins share a genomic window:
- the LOC114846204 gene encoding uncharacterized protein LOC114846204 isoform X2 — protein sequence MDTRSSRFSDTLRRSVRLQQTGYYTGQTPAICYKEILHKSPHRKIGHRNGMNQTTASVTENVQHNQDDGETGVIWTASMKVSSFSVKNVSCFFLMVLVSIGFTHMQFELLKLQQEVQPLRQQLDFLGSFFPLADTMANYALESQGAGILEHLSSQTYWPHRNSAVLWDRICYWQYSSETQRRVIQGMNSTNEEGTCLGTLVYNQDGASFQTFELSSQSKCIIRFVKLQIESNWGNTNNTCLYSFRVHGKLHV from the exons ATGGACACACGAT CTTCCCGGTTTTCTGACACGTTGCGAAGAAGTGTTCGCTTGCAACAAACAGGATATTACACAGGGCAAACTCCAGCTATTTGCTACAAAGAGATATTACACAA GAGCCCTCACAGGAAAATTGGTCATCGTAATGGCATGAACCAGACAACAGCCTCTGTGACCGAAAATGTGCAACACAACCAGGACGATGGAGAGACAGGTGTGATATGGACCGCTTCTATGAAAG TATCCAGCTTCTCTGTAAAAAATGTCAGCTGCTTTTTCCTCATGGTCCTTGTCAGTATTG GATTTACACACATGCAATTTGAGTTATTAAAGCTCCAGCAGGAAGTGCAGCCACTTAGACAGCAGTTGGACTTTTTGGGGAGTTTTTTTCCACTGGCAGACACAATGGCCAACTATGCGTTAGAATCACAAG GTGCTGGTATTTTGGAGCATTTATCTTCACAAACATATTGGCCGCATAGAAACAGTGCTGTGCTGTGGGACAGGATCTGCTACTGGCAGTATTCATCTGAAACGCAGAGACGAGTGATTCAG GGAATGAATTCCACAAACGAGGAAGGGACCTGCTTAGGGACACTGGTTTACAATCAAGATGGTGCATCATTTCAGACCTTCGAACTGTCT AGTCAAAGCAAGTGTATCATCAGATTTGTGAAACTACAGATTGAAAGCAACtggggaaacacaaacaacacctgCCTCTATAGCTTTAGGGTTCATGGTAAACTTCATGTATAA
- the LOC114846204 gene encoding SUN domain-containing protein 3-like isoform X1 yields MDTRSSRFSDTLRRSVRLQQTGYYTGQTPAICYKEILHKSPHRKIGHRNGMNQTTASVTENVQHNQDDGETGVIWTASMKVSSFSVKNVSCFFLMVLVSIGFTHMQFELLKLQQEVQPLRQQLDFLGSFFPLADTMANYALESQGAGILEHLSSQTYWPHRNSAVLWDRICYWQYSSETQRRVIQGHSALKPGHCWCFSGARGHLLISLSHSVCVTHVTLGHITRSQSPDRYITSAPRTFSIYGMNSTNEEGTCLGTLVYNQDGASFQTFELSSQSKCIIRFVKLQIESNWGNTNNTCLYSFRVHGKLHV; encoded by the exons ATGGACACACGAT CTTCCCGGTTTTCTGACACGTTGCGAAGAAGTGTTCGCTTGCAACAAACAGGATATTACACAGGGCAAACTCCAGCTATTTGCTACAAAGAGATATTACACAA GAGCCCTCACAGGAAAATTGGTCATCGTAATGGCATGAACCAGACAACAGCCTCTGTGACCGAAAATGTGCAACACAACCAGGACGATGGAGAGACAGGTGTGATATGGACCGCTTCTATGAAAG TATCCAGCTTCTCTGTAAAAAATGTCAGCTGCTTTTTCCTCATGGTCCTTGTCAGTATTG GATTTACACACATGCAATTTGAGTTATTAAAGCTCCAGCAGGAAGTGCAGCCACTTAGACAGCAGTTGGACTTTTTGGGGAGTTTTTTTCCACTGGCAGACACAATGGCCAACTATGCGTTAGAATCACAAG GTGCTGGTATTTTGGAGCATTTATCTTCACAAACATATTGGCCGCATAGAAACAGTGCTGTGCTGTGGGACAGGATCTGCTACTGGCAGTATTCATCTGAAACGCAGAGACGAGTGATTCAG GGACATTCAGCATTGAAGCCTGGACATTGCTGGTGCTTTTCAGGGGCCCGTGGACATTTATTAATTTCCCTGTCCCACTCAGTTTGTGTCACTCATGTTACACTTGGCCATATAACAAGAAGCCAGTCCCCTGATAGATACATTACAAGTGCTCCAAGGACCTTTTCTATCTAT GGAATGAATTCCACAAACGAGGAAGGGACCTGCTTAGGGACACTGGTTTACAATCAAGATGGTGCATCATTTCAGACCTTCGAACTGTCT AGTCAAAGCAAGTGTATCATCAGATTTGTGAAACTACAGATTGAAAGCAACtggggaaacacaaacaacacctgCCTCTATAGCTTTAGGGTTCATGGTAAACTTCATGTATAA
- the get4 gene encoding Golgi to ER traffic protein 4 homolog, translated as MSEPESLRCSSVRNRGGVQRVEGKLRASVEKGDYYEAHQMYRTLFFRYMSQGKHAEARELMYNGALLFFSYNQQNSAADLSMLVLEVLEKSEAKVEDEILECLAKMFSLMDQNSPERVAFVSRALKWSTGGSGKLGHPKLHQLLAVTLWKEQNYSESRYHFLHSSDGEGCAQMLVEYSASRGFRSEVDMFVAQAVLQFLCLKNKTSASVVFTTYTEKHPSIEKGPPFMQPLLNFIWFLLLAVDGGKLTVFTVLCEQYQPSLKRDPMYNEYLDRIGQVFFGVPPKQSPSYGGLLGNLLNSLMGSGEEDDGAEEAQEDSSPIELD; from the exons ATGTCGGAGCCGGAGTCCCTGAGGTGCTCCAGTGTCAGAAACCGGGGAGGCGTCCAGAGAGTGGAAGGCAAATTGAGAGCCAGTGTAGAAAAGGGGGATTACTATGAGGCACACCAGATGTACAGGACTTTGTTTTTTAG GTACATGTCGCAAGGGAAACATGCTGAGGCCAGAGAACTGATGTACAATGGCGCTCTGCTGTTCTTCAGCTATAACCAG CAAAATAGTGCAGCAGATTTGTCTATGCTGGTGCTGGAAGTGTTGGAGAAATCTGAGGCAAAAGTTGAAGATGAGATATTAG AATGCTTGGCTAAGATGTTCAGCCTAATGGATCAGAACTCCCCGGAGAGAGTAGCATTTGTGTCCAGAGCATTAAAATGGTCCACAGGAGGGTCTGGCAAGTTGGGACACCCAAAACTACACCAGCTACTAGCTGTCACCTTGTGGAAAG AGCAAAACTACAGTGAGTCTCGTTACCACTTTCTTCATTCATCTGACGGTGAGGGCTGCGCACAGATGCTGGTGGAGTATTCAGCGTCCCGAGGCTTCCGCAGCGAGGTTGACATGTTTGTGGCGCAGGCCGTCCTACA GTTCCTCTGCTTAAAGAACAAAACCAGCGCTTCTGTGGTGTTCACCACATACACAGAAAAGCACCCGTCCATAGAGAAGGGGCCCCCTTTCATGCAGCCTCTACTAAACTTTATCTGGTTTCTACTGCTGGCAGTGGATGG GGGTAAATTAACAGTTTTCACAGTGTTATGTGAGCAATATCAACCTTCCCTAAAGAGGGACCCCATGTACAACGAG TATCTTGACAGAATAGGGCAGGTATTCTTCGGTGTTCCACCAAAACAGTCTCCCTCATATGGTGGGCTGCTAG GAAACCTGCTAAACAGCCTGATGGGGTCGGGCGAGGAGGACGACGGGGCAGAAGAAGCGCAGGAGGACAGTAGCCCCATAGAGCTGGACTGA